The following are from one region of the Actinomycetota bacterium genome:
- a CDS encoding biotin carboxylase N-terminal domain-containing protein — protein sequence MIAKLLVANRGEIAARVLWTARAMGIATVAVFSDPDRDAPFVAMADEAVPLGGAAPADSYLRGDVILDAAEATGADAVHPGYGFLAERADFAAGCRKRGLVFVGPPPEVLAVLGDKLEARRAAAGAGVPVLPGVSLTGVDDGELAAAAADRVGFPLLVKAVHGGGGIGMRVVRDPGDLPAAVAAARRQADAAFGSDEVFLEHWLEAPRHVEVQLVADTAGRMAQLFERECSVQRRHQKLVEEAPSPAVGPALRARLGEAALAVARAVDYVGAGTVEFLVAGEELWFLEVNARIQVEHPVTEAVTGLDLVRLQLLIAAGEPLPPEVAGAEPHGHAIEVRLYAEDPAAGFLPQAGVLHRFRVPAAGATGDGPGGWGVRVDAGVADGSVVGVHYDPLLAKVIAHAPARAEAARTLAAALSAARIHGVVTNRDLLVGVLRSEAFLAGETDTAFLERHPPAELTEAGGSSGPLTTRLHAAAAALAAQARRRASATVYPAVPSGWRNNPSQLQRTDLSPGPGAAIPVAYRFDRTGALETLEVDGAPLAGPRLWGCTPDQVDLEVEGVRRRFEVHLVGDTAHVDSPLGHSQFREQPQDPGDVVPAGLAPAGAAPAGAAPAGVAPAGAAPAGAAPAGAAPPGAAPPGAAPAGAAPTGLWAAGPPEPGDRLRSPTGGPGAGPGLFGAGDPTGGRAGVPTGGPTGGPAGGPASGPAGDPVGGLGGGVGERGATGLPHGALVSPLPGVVRRVEVRAGDRVEAGAVLVVVEAMKTEHRIAAPRAGRVGRVLVSEGQEVAAGAAVAELEEPGDG from the coding sequence GTGATCGCCAAGCTGCTGGTCGCCAACCGGGGCGAGATCGCCGCCCGGGTCCTGTGGACCGCCCGGGCCATGGGCATCGCCACCGTGGCCGTGTTCTCCGACCCCGACCGCGACGCCCCCTTCGTGGCCATGGCCGACGAGGCGGTGCCCCTAGGCGGGGCCGCGCCGGCCGACTCCTACCTCCGCGGCGACGTCATCCTGGACGCGGCCGAGGCCACCGGGGCCGACGCCGTCCACCCCGGCTACGGGTTCCTGGCCGAGCGTGCCGACTTCGCCGCCGGCTGCCGCAAGCGGGGCCTCGTGTTCGTCGGGCCGCCCCCGGAGGTGCTGGCCGTCCTCGGCGACAAGCTGGAGGCCAGGCGGGCCGCCGCGGGGGCTGGGGTGCCGGTGCTCCCAGGGGTATCGCTGACCGGGGTCGACGACGGGGAGCTCGCCGCCGCCGCGGCCGACCGGGTCGGGTTCCCGCTGCTGGTCAAGGCGGTCCACGGCGGCGGCGGCATCGGCATGCGGGTGGTCCGCGACCCGGGCGACCTGCCCGCGGCGGTGGCCGCGGCCCGCCGCCAGGCCGACGCCGCCTTCGGCAGCGACGAGGTGTTCCTGGAGCACTGGCTCGAGGCCCCGCGGCACGTCGAGGTCCAGCTCGTGGCCGACACCGCCGGGCGCATGGCCCAGCTGTTCGAGCGGGAGTGCTCGGTCCAGCGCCGCCACCAGAAGCTGGTCGAGGAGGCCCCGTCGCCGGCCGTCGGCCCCGCCCTGCGTGCCCGGCTGGGCGAGGCCGCCCTGGCCGTGGCCCGGGCCGTCGACTACGTCGGCGCCGGCACGGTCGAGTTCCTGGTCGCGGGGGAGGAGCTCTGGTTCCTGGAGGTCAACGCCCGCATCCAGGTCGAGCACCCGGTCACCGAGGCCGTCACCGGCCTCGACCTGGTCCGGCTCCAGCTCCTGATCGCCGCCGGCGAGCCCCTCCCCCCGGAGGTGGCCGGGGCCGAGCCGCACGGCCACGCCATCGAGGTCCGCCTCTACGCCGAGGACCCGGCCGCCGGGTTCCTGCCCCAGGCCGGGGTGCTGCACCGGTTCCGGGTCCCGGCCGCGGGTGCCACCGGGGATGGCCCGGGGGGCTGGGGGGTGCGGGTCGACGCCGGGGTGGCCGACGGGTCGGTGGTCGGGGTGCACTACGACCCGCTGCTGGCCAAGGTGATCGCCCACGCCCCGGCCCGGGCCGAGGCGGCCCGGACGCTGGCCGCGGCCCTGTCCGCCGCCCGGATCCACGGCGTCGTCACCAACCGCGACCTGCTGGTCGGGGTGCTGCGCTCGGAGGCGTTCCTGGCCGGGGAGACCGACACCGCCTTCCTGGAACGCCACCCCCCGGCCGAGCTGACCGAGGCCGGTGGGTCGTCCGGCCCCCTGACCACCCGGCTGCACGCGGCCGCCGCCGCCCTCGCCGCCCAGGCCCGCCGCCGGGCCAGCGCGACCGTCTACCCGGCCGTCCCCTCCGGCTGGCGCAACAACCCCTCCCAGCTCCAGCGGACCGACCTGTCCCCGGGCCCCGGCGCCGCCATCCCCGTCGCCTACCGCTTCGACCGCACCGGCGCCCTCGAGACCCTGGAGGTCGACGGCGCCCCGCTCGCCGGGCCGCGCCTGTGGGGCTGCACCCCCGACCAGGTCGACCTGGAGGTCGAGGGCGTCCGCCGCCGGTTCGAGGTCCACCTGGTCGGCGACACCGCCCACGTCGACAGCCCCCTCGGCCACAGCCAGTTCCGCGAACAGCCGCAGGACCCGGGGGATGTGGTTCCGGCCGGTCTCGCCCCCGCCGGTGCCGCCCCTGCGGGTGCCGCCCCTGCGGGTGTCGCCCCTGCGGGGGCTGCCCCGGCGGGTGCCGCTCCGGCGGGTGCCGCCCCTCCAGGTGCCGCCCCTCCAGGTGCCGCTCCGGCGGGTGCCGCCCCGACGGGGCTGTGGGCAGCCGGACCCCCCGAACCCGGCGATCGGCTACGCTCCCCCACCGGGGGACCCGGCGCGGGACCGGGCCTGTTCGGCGCGGGCGATCCCACGGGCGGCCGCGCAGGCGTCCCCACGGGCGGCCCCACGGGCGGCCCCGCGGGCGGCCCCGCGAGCGGCCCTGCCGGTGATCCCGTGGGCGGCCTCGGAGGCGGCGTGGGCGAACGCGGGGCGACCGGCCTGCCGCACGGGGCCCTGGTGTCGCCGCTGCCAGGGGTTGTGCGGCGGGTGGAGGTGCGGGCCGGGGACCGGGTCGAGGCCGGGGCGGTGCTGGTGGTGGTCGAGGCGATGAAGACCGAGCACCGGATCGCGGCCCCGCGGGCCGGGAGGGTGGGGCGGGTGCTGGTCTCCGAGGGTCAGGAGGTGGCCGCCGGGGCCGCGGTGGCCGAGCTGGAGGAGCCGGGCGATGGCTGA
- a CDS encoding carboxyl transferase domain-containing protein, with product MGVLGSRLDPSSDAYRANREANQELLAELDRLLAQARAGGGPSYVERHRARGKLLARERVELLVDRDGPFLELSPLAAWGTDFPVGASGVTGVGPVAGAECVITASDPTVRGGATNPFGLRKTLRAMEIAERNRLPLVQLIESSGADLPTQSQIFIPGGAVFRNLTRLSRAGIPTLALVFGSSTAGGAYVPGLSDHTIMVRERAKVFLGGPPLVRMATGEQATDEELGGAEMHARTSGLADQLAADERDCIRLGRRAIADLGWRKLGPGPTRPADGPVHDPDELLGLAPVDLKVPADVREILARVVDGSRFSEWKPLYGTSLVCGWASVHGYPVGVLANAAGVLFSEESNKAAHFIQLANQTDTPLLFLQNTTGYMVGKAYEQRGIIKDGAKMINAVANSTVPHVTLILGASYGAGGYGMAGRAYDPRFLFTWPASRSAVMGPEQLAGVMSILNRASAERAGRPFDDEADRSMREAVRDHVEAESRALFNTGLLYDDGIIDPRDTRTVLGMALSACHSGEVKGTDGFGMFRM from the coding sequence ATGGGCGTGCTAGGGAGCCGGCTCGACCCGTCCTCTGACGCCTACCGGGCCAACCGCGAGGCCAACCAGGAGCTGCTGGCCGAGCTGGACCGGCTGCTGGCCCAGGCCAGGGCGGGCGGCGGGCCCAGCTACGTGGAGCGCCACCGGGCCCGCGGCAAGCTGCTGGCCCGGGAGCGGGTCGAGCTGCTGGTCGACCGGGACGGGCCGTTCCTGGAGCTGTCGCCGCTGGCCGCCTGGGGGACCGACTTCCCGGTGGGGGCCAGCGGCGTCACCGGCGTCGGACCGGTCGCCGGGGCCGAGTGCGTGATCACGGCCAGCGACCCGACCGTGCGCGGCGGCGCCACCAACCCCTTCGGGCTCCGCAAGACCCTGCGGGCCATGGAGATCGCCGAGCGCAACCGGCTGCCCCTGGTCCAGCTGATCGAGTCGAGCGGGGCCGACCTGCCCACCCAGTCGCAGATCTTCATCCCCGGCGGGGCGGTGTTCCGCAACCTGACCCGGCTGTCGCGGGCCGGCATCCCCACCCTGGCCCTGGTCTTCGGGTCGTCCACCGCCGGGGGCGCCTACGTCCCGGGGCTGTCCGACCACACCATCATGGTCCGGGAGCGGGCCAAGGTGTTCCTGGGCGGCCCCCCGCTGGTCCGGATGGCCACCGGCGAGCAGGCCACCGACGAGGAGCTGGGCGGGGCCGAGATGCACGCCCGCACCTCCGGGCTGGCCGACCAGCTGGCCGCCGACGAGCGCGACTGCATCCGCCTCGGCCGCCGGGCGATCGCCGACCTCGGCTGGCGCAAGCTCGGCCCCGGGCCGACCCGGCCGGCCGACGGGCCCGTGCACGACCCGGACGAGCTGCTCGGCCTGGCCCCGGTGGACCTGAAGGTCCCCGCCGACGTGCGCGAGATCCTGGCCAGGGTGGTCGACGGCTCCCGGTTCTCGGAGTGGAAGCCGCTGTACGGGACCAGCCTGGTCTGCGGCTGGGCGTCGGTCCACGGCTACCCGGTCGGGGTGCTGGCCAACGCGGCCGGGGTGCTGTTCTCCGAGGAGTCGAACAAGGCGGCCCACTTCATCCAGCTGGCCAACCAGACCGACACGCCGCTGCTGTTCCTCCAGAACACCACCGGCTACATGGTCGGCAAGGCGTACGAGCAGCGGGGGATCATCAAGGACGGGGCCAAGATGATCAACGCCGTGGCCAACTCGACGGTGCCGCACGTCACCCTGATCCTCGGCGCGTCCTACGGCGCCGGCGGCTACGGCATGGCCGGCCGGGCCTACGACCCCCGGTTCCTGTTCACCTGGCCGGCGTCCAGGTCGGCGGTGATGGGGCCCGAGCAGCTCGCCGGGGTCATGTCGATCCTCAACCGGGCCTCGGCCGAGCGGGCCGGGCGGCCGTTCGACGACGAGGCCGACCGGTCCATGCGCGAGGCCGTCCGCGACCACGTCGAGGCCGAGTCCCGGGCCCTGTTCAACACCGGCCTGCTGTACGACGACGGCATCATCGACCCGCGCGACACCCGCACCGTGCTCGGCATGGCGCTGTCGGCCTGCCACTCGGGGGAGGTGAAGGGCACGGACGGCTTCGGGATGTTCCGGATGTGA
- a CDS encoding MarR family winged helix-turn-helix transcriptional regulator — MTAADPLPPDEPLARRVTTGLAKVGLALKHQAWAEAGGRGLTPTQGQVLALLRASPAGLRLGVLAGQLGVTAATTSDSVGALQRKGLVTKLPLASDGRGVLVRLTPAGMREAAAAAAWPDFLLEAVDELSEAEQAAFLRGLITMIRTLQTRGRIPVARMCVSCRFFQPFRHPDGRLPHHCAFVDAAFGDGELRLDCPDHDAAPADLAAHTWEAFRNPPTDDPRRSP; from the coding sequence ATGACGGCCGCCGACCCTCTGCCCCCTGACGAGCCGCTGGCCCGGCGGGTGACCACCGGGCTGGCCAAGGTCGGCCTGGCCCTCAAGCACCAGGCCTGGGCCGAGGCGGGCGGCCGGGGGCTGACCCCGACCCAGGGACAGGTGCTGGCGCTGCTCCGGGCCAGCCCGGCCGGCCTGCGCCTGGGCGTCCTGGCCGGGCAGCTCGGCGTGACGGCCGCCACCACCTCCGACAGCGTCGGCGCCCTCCAGCGCAAGGGCCTGGTGACCAAGCTGCCGCTGGCCTCGGACGGCCGGGGGGTGCTGGTCCGGCTCACCCCGGCGGGGATGCGGGAGGCGGCGGCGGCCGCCGCCTGGCCCGACTTCCTGCTCGAGGCCGTGGACGAGCTGTCAGAGGCCGAGCAGGCGGCCTTCCTGCGCGGGCTGATCACCATGATCCGGACCCTGCAGACCAGGGGCCGGATCCCGGTCGCCCGCATGTGCGTGTCGTGCCGCTTCTTCCAGCCGTTCCGCCACCCCGACGGGCGGCTGCCGCACCACTGCGCCTTCGTCGACGCCGCCTTCGGCGACGGCGAGCTGCGCCTCGACTGCCCCGACCACGACGCCGCCCCCGCCGACCTGGCCGCCCACACCTGGGAGGCGTTCCGCAACCCTCCCACGGACGACCCGAGGAGGAGCCCGTGA
- a CDS encoding aminotransferase class I/II-fold pyridoxal phosphate-dependent enzyme, which yields MEFRRITNLPPYVFTIIDGLKVAARRAGEDVIDLGFGNPDLPSPPTAVDKLCEAVRNPRNHRYSASRGIPKLRQAVADLYARRFGVELDPETEAITTIGAKEGFSHLMWVLLQPGDAALVPSPSYPIHIWGPLFAGADVREIPVGTGEDFFENVKQSYRFSWPRPRVIVLAFPHNPTTTCVDLDFMQRMVDFALENEVLLVHDNAYAELGFDGFRPPSILQADGAKQCAVELYSMTKAFSMAGWRMAYLVGNAEAVQALAKLKSYLDYGAFQPIQIAATVTLNEDPDHPERARAIYQSRRDALCDGLARIGWEVEPPRGTMFVWAPIPEPYRELGSLEFASMLVKEAKVATSPGIGFGPGGDGHVRFALIENEQRIGQGIRNLRRALTKLG from the coding sequence GTGGAGTTCCGCCGGATCACCAACCTGCCGCCGTACGTGTTCACCATCATCGACGGGCTCAAGGTGGCGGCCAGGCGGGCCGGCGAGGACGTCATCGACCTCGGCTTCGGCAACCCCGACCTGCCCTCGCCTCCGACGGCCGTGGACAAGCTCTGCGAGGCCGTCCGCAACCCCCGCAACCACCGCTACTCGGCCAGCCGGGGCATCCCCAAGCTGCGCCAGGCCGTGGCCGACCTGTACGCCCGCCGCTTCGGCGTCGAGCTCGACCCCGAGACCGAGGCCATCACCACCATCGGGGCCAAGGAGGGCTTCTCGCACCTGATGTGGGTGCTGCTCCAGCCGGGAGACGCCGCCCTGGTGCCGTCGCCGTCCTACCCGATCCACATCTGGGGGCCGCTGTTCGCCGGGGCCGACGTCCGCGAGATCCCCGTCGGCACCGGCGAGGACTTCTTCGAGAACGTCAAGCAGTCCTACCGCTTCTCCTGGCCCCGGCCCCGGGTGATCGTGCTCGCGTTCCCCCACAACCCGACCACCACCTGCGTCGACCTGGACTTCATGCAGCGGATGGTCGACTTCGCGCTGGAGAACGAGGTCCTGCTGGTCCACGACAACGCCTACGCCGAGCTCGGCTTCGACGGCTTCCGGCCACCCTCGATCCTCCAGGCGGACGGGGCCAAGCAGTGCGCGGTCGAGCTCTACTCGATGACCAAGGCCTTCTCCATGGCCGGCTGGCGCATGGCCTACCTGGTCGGCAACGCCGAGGCCGTGCAGGCCCTGGCCAAGCTCAAGTCCTACCTCGACTACGGCGCCTTCCAGCCGATCCAGATCGCCGCCACCGTGACCCTCAACGAGGACCCCGACCACCCCGAGCGGGCCCGGGCGATCTACCAGTCCCGCCGCGACGCCCTCTGCGACGGCCTGGCCCGGATCGGCTGGGAGGTCGAGCCGCCCCGGGGGACCATGTTCGTGTGGGCGCCCATCCCCGAGCCCTACCGGGAGCTGGGCTCCCTCGAGTTCGCCTCCATGCTGGTCAAGGAGGCCAAGGTGGCCACCTCCCCGGGCATCGGCTTCGGCCCCGGTGGCGACGGCCACGTCCGCTTCGCCCTGATCGAGAACGAGCAGCGCATCGGCCAGGGGATCCGCAACCTGCGCCGCGCCCTGACCAAGCTCGGCTGA
- a CDS encoding enoyl-CoA hydratase-related protein has protein sequence MAEAVSYELQDGVVWLVIERPEARNAINRAVADGLWEGFRRFEADPDAAVLVLTGAGDAFCAGADLKEMAALGLTVPPRDMTPNLGRNIQVTKPVVAAVNGPAFGGGFLLAQMCDLCVAGTAARFAVTEARWGRGAPWAAPLPWLVPPRVALELLLTGEPIDARRAYEVGLVNRVVPDPELRSEAGRLARRIADNAPLSVRAAKAMVHATAGFALDEAVEEGWRLFEPVYLSEDAQEGPRAFVEKRPPVWKGR, from the coding sequence ATGGCTGAGGCGGTCTCCTACGAGCTCCAGGACGGCGTGGTCTGGCTGGTGATCGAGCGGCCGGAGGCGCGCAACGCCATCAACCGGGCCGTCGCCGACGGCCTCTGGGAGGGGTTCCGGCGGTTCGAGGCCGACCCGGACGCGGCCGTGCTCGTGCTCACCGGCGCCGGGGACGCGTTCTGCGCCGGCGCGGACCTCAAGGAGATGGCCGCCCTCGGCCTGACCGTGCCGCCACGCGACATGACCCCCAACCTGGGCCGGAACATCCAGGTGACCAAGCCGGTGGTGGCCGCCGTCAACGGGCCGGCGTTCGGCGGCGGGTTCCTGCTGGCGCAGATGTGCGACCTCTGCGTGGCCGGGACCGCGGCCCGGTTCGCGGTCACCGAGGCGCGCTGGGGCCGGGGGGCGCCGTGGGCGGCGCCGCTGCCGTGGCTGGTCCCGCCGCGGGTGGCGCTGGAGCTGCTGCTGACCGGCGAGCCGATCGACGCCCGCCGGGCCTACGAGGTCGGGCTGGTCAACCGGGTCGTGCCCGACCCGGAGCTCCGCTCCGAGGCCGGCCGCCTGGCCCGGCGGATCGCCGACAATGCGCCGCTGTCGGTGCGGGCGGCCAAGGCCATGGTCCACGCCACCGCCGGGTTCGCGCTCGACGAGGCGGTGGAGGAGGGCTGGCGGCTGTTCGAGCCGGTGTACCTGAGCGAGGACGCCCAGGAGGGACCGCGGGCGTTCGTGGAGAAGCGCCCGCCGGTCTGGAAGGGCCGCTGA